One window of the Bacillus alkalicellulosilyticus genome contains the following:
- a CDS encoding ABC transporter ATP-binding protein, giving the protein METVRWLFHYISKEKGLFFLGILFMTIEGVSNIGIIAVQQLFIDEVFIGGKEEKFLPNLILLVTCLLTFALFFTIGPRPMHKCVARIDNRLSEEFMKYMYRMPISSIQKQRSAQFAQYFSRDIPNVAGLIGEEIPRFFYQAIKVIVLAVIIGFASPVLLSVIILLSTCYIIGSIYFKDKGKKYSKSVNEAKADLVVVLEEGVSSTREVIAFNRTQWEEEKYNKVFAKYLKSIINEGKLINLQMFVSEPIRWVTVLVVLAYGGFLVVQNEMSLGSFVVVLQLTTLLMLDFQEMFNKVMLVYNRLANVERIRQVLDVPLEKSGEKKLDGSIQHFSLEKVSFQYEQGNELILKDVTFTIPIGKKVAIVGQSGSGKSTIAQLLLAFSQPTNGTIQVNDSMLYELSETFWREKVSVVFQEPYLFPNTIRFNLLMGNESITDERMVEICKKAQIHEYISSLPDQYDTVIGERGITLSGGQRQRLSIARALLRDTEVLILDEATSALDHETEYFVQREIDGLRQGKTTIIIAHRLSTIMNADEIIVLDGGKIVEIGTHDELMLKHGVYANLIRANEEKQMNQVLSS; this is encoded by the coding sequence ATGGAAACAGTTAGATGGCTTTTTCACTATATTTCTAAAGAAAAAGGGTTGTTTTTTTTAGGCATTCTGTTTATGACTATAGAAGGAGTCTCAAATATAGGGATCATTGCGGTTCAGCAACTTTTTATCGATGAAGTCTTCATTGGTGGAAAGGAAGAAAAGTTTTTACCGAATTTAATTTTACTTGTAACGTGTTTGTTAACATTTGCCTTGTTTTTCACCATTGGGCCTCGTCCGATGCATAAATGCGTCGCGCGGATTGATAATCGTTTATCTGAGGAATTCATGAAATACATGTACAGAATGCCTATTAGCTCGATTCAGAAGCAGCGGTCAGCGCAATTTGCTCAATATTTTTCTAGGGATATCCCAAATGTTGCCGGTCTCATTGGTGAGGAAATCCCCCGCTTTTTCTATCAAGCAATTAAAGTGATTGTGCTTGCTGTCATTATTGGATTTGCTAGCCCCGTACTATTGAGTGTTATTATCCTTTTAAGTACATGCTATATAATTGGCTCCATCTATTTCAAGGATAAAGGAAAGAAGTATTCGAAATCAGTAAACGAAGCTAAGGCTGATCTCGTCGTTGTTCTTGAAGAGGGTGTTTCATCCACTCGTGAAGTAATCGCATTTAATCGTACACAATGGGAAGAAGAAAAGTATAACAAGGTATTTGCTAAATACCTAAAAAGCATTATTAACGAAGGAAAACTGATAAATCTGCAAATGTTTGTGAGTGAACCGATTCGTTGGGTGACCGTTTTGGTGGTGTTGGCTTATGGCGGCTTTTTGGTCGTCCAGAATGAAATGTCTCTAGGTAGCTTTGTTGTTGTATTACAGTTAACTACTTTGTTGATGCTAGATTTTCAGGAGATGTTTAATAAAGTCATGCTGGTATACAATCGATTGGCTAATGTGGAGCGAATTCGCCAAGTGTTAGATGTGCCCCTTGAAAAGAGTGGAGAGAAGAAGCTTGATGGTTCTATTCAACACTTTTCCTTGGAAAAAGTATCGTTCCAGTATGAGCAGGGGAATGAGCTTATTCTAAAGGATGTAACTTTTACGATCCCGATTGGTAAAAAGGTTGCGATTGTCGGTCAAAGTGGTAGTGGAAAGTCGACCATCGCACAGCTACTACTAGCATTTTCTCAACCAACAAATGGGACAATTCAGGTTAATGATAGCATGTTATATGAGCTGTCTGAGACATTTTGGCGCGAGAAAGTTAGTGTTGTTTTTCAAGAGCCATACCTTTTCCCTAATACAATTCGATTTAACCTACTAATGGGGAACGAATCTATTACAGACGAAAGAATGGTAGAGATTTGTAAAAAAGCGCAAATTCATGAGTATATCTCGTCTCTACCGGACCAATACGATACAGTGATTGGAGAAAGAGGAATTACACTTTCTGGTGGACAGCGACAACGTCTCTCTATTGCGCGAGCATTGTTACGTGACACGGAAGTATTGATACTTGATGAGGCCACCTCAGCACTGGATCATGAGACCGAGTACTTCGTTCAACGAGAAATTGATGGTCTGAGGCAAGGAAAAACAACAATCATTATTGCTCATCGCCTCTCAACTATTATGAATGCCGATGAGATTATTGTCCTGGACGGAGGAAAAATTGTTGAAATTGGGACTCACGATGAGTTAATGCTGAAGCATGGCGTCTATGCCAATTTAATTCGGGCCAACGAAGAGAAACAAATGAATCAAGTCCTCAGTTCCTGA
- a CDS encoding DUF3800 domain-containing protein, with amino-acid sequence MSTELMNIFFDESGQDSDKPTTMGGLLIPHSVYISQEMNALNERLRSKEIKLHWTDYTGDGVLRENIKEAITAFSTIAKYTRMNVINYNRSSLDLRYKLSDDIGSKKQMGRKKKETMNYATLMVYTKIPERIFYGLLRNYGKDVYIKTDIFIEKEGKYEKYNLETRLKENLNTQSLYRAEQFWVKDSKMVTKGQMIGIELVDLILGVIRLIIRRYPVPPGLTDDQYSERQIKGKAKKHQLVIELLKIDPFQQFLRTIKYYEWDSNKELTEISFGDYMDLFMANNFREFQ; translated from the coding sequence GTGTCTACAGAGTTAATGAATATTTTCTTTGATGAAAGTGGTCAAGATTCCGATAAACCAACAACAATGGGTGGCTTACTCATCCCCCATTCCGTTTACATTTCACAAGAAATGAATGCCCTTAACGAGCGATTACGGTCTAAAGAAATAAAATTGCATTGGACAGATTATACGGGTGACGGGGTGCTAAGAGAAAATATTAAAGAGGCCATTACCGCATTTTCAACCATTGCAAAGTATACACGGATGAATGTCATTAATTACAACCGCTCCTCCCTCGACTTGCGTTATAAACTGTCTGATGATATTGGGAGCAAAAAGCAAATGGGCCGCAAAAAAAAAGAAACCATGAATTACGCTACATTAATGGTTTATACGAAAATTCCTGAACGTATCTTTTATGGATTGCTTCGTAATTACGGGAAAGACGTATACATAAAAACTGATATTTTTATAGAAAAAGAAGGTAAATATGAAAAGTATAATCTAGAAACACGATTAAAAGAAAATTTAAATACTCAATCATTATACCGAGCTGAGCAATTTTGGGTGAAAGATAGTAAAATGGTCACCAAAGGACAGATGATCGGTATAGAATTGGTTGATTTAATTCTTGGGGTTATTCGATTGATTATACGAAGATATCCGGTTCCACCAGGATTAACAGATGACCAATACAGTGAAAGACAAATTAAAGGTAAAGCGAAGAAGCACCAACTAGTCATTGAGTTACTTAAAATAGATCCATTTCAACAATTCTTAAGAACAATAAAATACTATGAATGGGATAGCAATAAGGAACTTACGGAAATTTCCTTTGGTGATTATATGGACTTATTCATGGCTAATAATTTCAGAGAATTTCAGTAG